One Streptomyces sp. BA2 DNA window includes the following coding sequences:
- a CDS encoding glycoside hydrolase family 6 protein, whose amino-acid sequence MVGPDTVAQKIAGCARADAEERRYGLRAYAVDRLTARPRTGVCLDTGNRDWIPDENRLVAPLRQAGVAGSDGFAVNISSYQTNAAGLAYGHRVIRALGCAIGDQSWCNPPGHALGTPPITATATGDPALDAYLWIKRPGESDGTCGGGPRAGAVVAAVRAGLASGARGEVKRSGRGFMIKTHASRAL is encoded by the coding sequence ATCGTCGGACCGGACACCGTGGCGCAGAAGATCGCGGGCTGCGCGAGGGCCGACGCCGAGGAGCGGCGGTACGGGCTGCGCGCCTACGCCGTCGACCGCCTCACAGCACGCCCTCGCACCGGGGTCTGTCTCGACACGGGCAACCGCGACTGGATCCCCGACGAGAACCGACTGGTCGCACCGCTGCGACAAGCTGGGGTCGCCGGTTCCGACGGATTCGCGGTCAACATCTCCAGCTACCAGACGAACGCGGCGGGTTTGGCCTACGGCCATCGCGTCATCAGGGCGCTCGGCTGCGCCATCGGCGACCAGTCCTGGTGCAACCCGCCGGGCCACGCCCTGGGCACCCCACCCATCACCGCCACCGCCACCGGCGACCCCGCGCTCGACGCCTACCTGTGGATCAAGCGGCCCGGCGAATCCGACGGAACCTGCGGGGGCGGGCCGCGGGCGGGGGCAGTGGTGGCCGCAGTACGCGCTGGGCTCGCCAGCGGGGCCCGGGGGGAGGTGAAGCGCTCAGGTAGAGGCTTCATGATAAAGACGCATGCCTCGCGGGCCCTTTGA
- a CDS encoding DUF6603 domain-containing protein codes for MPERAEFVPTNPTSAGPPAEAAASATGVAWMDLNYPVGLLALRRLGLAYAPGDGGPGEVWIWVDASLATTALEIDVTGLGIGIPLDGKFKWKTVVQGLGVDFSAGPIEIGGGLVFEDNADYDPLVEGGVIVRAPQLSLQAMGAYARAKKEPEFTSFFVFVRASASDGGGEETMPAAGIPLIPGVIALTGFCFGFGFNSQLRVPGPDEVMTFPLLVGLTPQTGGKGATGPLAALDSLTSGPANWVTPQDGAYWGAAGLQAVLCDIISCWALLVLSFKDEVTGALLGLVDMQAEKVARIQADVEAEITGERIAIGASLTDQSYFIIKDANVTGAIDLYVFIGGDHRGEFVLTAGGYQSGFDAPDYWPQVHKRIGLDWSINSWLSASAQYYWMVSSHGMMVGGAMSFDVAKSIPGGSIHGWLSLTFDVTVQWRPFYMHFQGSLTVGLRVTMLLVSASVELGLSLEGWLPPVGGRVEIDLPFGITIGVGFGSQLESGLKQLTWDEFAEQKLPDAAHRIQITAESGLLAVPGTPPDPNGKTPVPWIVSTHGFVFSTRCVVPTTTFHINPPTNYPLPLNDPHHGEAPDPNRKLNVRPMGKPNGADLKSTHTVTIAHGKTGVLVALDDKDWKVNLVTEGLPQALWGTPLDNLDTTPPTSGTGLIDDQYTGIRVSIPDAQLGPSLPTIHATDLQLEDVEPDSDLPLNPTNTTPPNTPPTQNNQAINTITTTITTTQTTTARTNLDTALTNCQIAHTNTTPQTTNDYSPHTNDPLTHYTTRLNNGLYNTNPLLLTT; via the coding sequence ATGCCTGAGCGTGCAGAGTTTGTCCCGACAAACCCGACCAGTGCTGGGCCACCGGCCGAAGCCGCGGCCAGCGCGACGGGGGTCGCCTGGATGGATTTGAACTATCCGGTGGGCTTGCTGGCGTTACGGCGTCTGGGGCTCGCCTACGCCCCCGGCGACGGCGGCCCGGGCGAAGTGTGGATATGGGTGGATGCCTCCCTGGCGACGACCGCTCTCGAGATAGACGTCACCGGGCTGGGCATCGGGATCCCACTGGATGGCAAGTTCAAATGGAAGACCGTGGTCCAGGGGCTGGGGGTCGATTTCAGCGCGGGTCCGATTGAGATCGGTGGAGGGCTGGTATTCGAGGACAATGCTGACTACGACCCGCTGGTGGAGGGCGGAGTGATCGTCCGTGCCCCGCAGCTCAGCCTGCAGGCCATGGGGGCCTACGCACGGGCCAAGAAGGAGCCGGAGTTCACCTCGTTCTTCGTGTTTGTCCGGGCCAGCGCGTCCGACGGCGGGGGCGAGGAGACCATGCCTGCGGCGGGGATCCCGCTCATTCCCGGTGTCATCGCCCTGACCGGTTTCTGTTTCGGGTTCGGTTTCAACAGCCAGCTGAGAGTGCCTGGGCCGGACGAGGTGATGACTTTCCCGCTGCTGGTCGGCCTCACCCCGCAGACCGGTGGCAAGGGGGCGACGGGGCCGCTGGCGGCCCTGGATTCGCTCACCAGCGGGCCGGCGAACTGGGTGACGCCGCAGGACGGCGCGTATTGGGGAGCAGCCGGTCTCCAGGCGGTCCTCTGCGACATCATTTCCTGCTGGGCTCTTCTCGTGCTGTCCTTCAAGGATGAGGTGACCGGTGCGCTCCTCGGTCTGGTGGATATGCAGGCGGAGAAGGTGGCGAGGATCCAGGCCGACGTGGAGGCCGAGATCACCGGAGAGCGGATTGCCATCGGCGCCTCGCTCACTGATCAGTCCTACTTCATCATCAAGGACGCCAACGTCACTGGCGCGATCGATCTGTATGTGTTCATCGGCGGGGATCACCGGGGTGAATTCGTCCTCACCGCCGGCGGATACCAGTCGGGCTTCGATGCGCCCGACTACTGGCCGCAAGTGCACAAAAGGATCGGCCTCGACTGGAGCATCAACAGCTGGCTGAGTGCGAGCGCGCAGTACTACTGGATGGTCTCTTCACACGGGATGATGGTCGGCGGCGCCATGTCGTTCGACGTGGCCAAGAGCATCCCCGGCGGAAGCATCCACGGGTGGCTCAGTCTCACCTTCGATGTGACCGTGCAGTGGCGCCCCTTCTACATGCACTTCCAGGGGAGCTTGACTGTCGGTCTGCGGGTGACGATGTTGTTGGTGTCGGCTTCCGTGGAGCTGGGGCTGTCGCTGGAGGGGTGGTTGCCGCCGGTGGGCGGCCGGGTCGAAATCGATCTGCCGTTCGGCATCACGATCGGTGTCGGCTTCGGTTCGCAACTCGAAAGCGGCCTGAAACAGCTGACCTGGGATGAGTTCGCGGAGCAGAAACTCCCCGACGCCGCCCACCGCATACAGATCACCGCCGAAAGCGGACTCCTCGCCGTCCCGGGCACCCCACCCGACCCCAACGGCAAAACACCCGTCCCCTGGATCGTCTCCACCCACGGCTTCGTCTTCTCCACCCGCTGCGTGGTCCCCACCACCACCTTCCACATCAACCCCCCCACCAACTACCCCCTGCCCCTCAACGACCCCCACCACGGCGAAGCACCCGACCCCAACCGGAAACTCAACGTCCGCCCCATGGGCAAACCCAACGGAGCAGACCTGAAATCCACCCACACCGTGACCATCGCCCACGGAAAAACCGGAGTCCTCGTCGCACTCGACGACAAGGACTGGAAAGTCAACCTGGTCACCGAAGGCCTCCCCCAGGCCCTGTGGGGCACACCCCTCGACAACCTGGACACCACACCCCCCACCAGCGGAACCGGCCTCATCGACGACCAATACACCGGCATCCGCGTCAGCATCCCCGACGCCCAACTCGGCCCCTCCCTGCCCACCATCCACGCCACCGACCTCCAACTCGAAGACGTCGAACCCGACAGCGACCTCCCCCTCAACCCCACCAACACCACCCCACCCAACACCCCACCCACCCAAAACAACCAAGCCATCAACACCATCACCACCACCATCACCACCACCCAAACCACAACCGCCCGCACCAACCTCGACACCGCCCTCACCAACTGCCAAATCGCCCACACCAACACCACCCCCCAAACCACCAACGACTACAGCCCCCACACAAACGACCCCCTCACCCACTACACCACCCGCCTCAACAACGGCCTCTACAACACCAACCCCCTCCTCCTCACCACCTAA
- a CDS encoding DUF1360 domain-containing protein, with protein sequence MTLATYRLTRLVVKDDFPPLLWIRHKLAGGWAGPDQDVPVYRARWSPQWLADLVSCPWCASAWVALGVLGGTAMAVAVPVPVLVWLAVWAGAALLASQDWA encoded by the coding sequence ATGACTCTGGCTACTTACCGATTGACCCGCCTCGTGGTCAAGGACGATTTCCCGCCGCTGCTCTGGATACGACACAAGCTGGCCGGTGGCTGGGCAGGACCCGACCAGGACGTGCCAGTGTATCGAGCACGCTGGTCTCCGCAGTGGCTCGCCGACCTGGTCTCTTGCCCGTGGTGTGCCTCGGCTTGGGTCGCGCTTGGGGTGTTGGGCGGGACCGCTATGGCTGTGGCGGTTCCGGTTCCCGTGCTGGTGTGGCTCGCGGTGTGGGCCGGCGCAGCGCTCCTCGCATCGCAGGATTGGGCGTAG